The stretch of DNA ACCTTTCATTCGCAGTATTCTGAGAACGGATTTCTTTATGTGTTCAGCAACGTTGCGAAAGGCGAAACCGGCCATGTGAATCGTATTACACGATTTACGGTGTCACGGGACCCGGATGCGGAGGTCGCCTGTGATCCGGACACTGCACAGGTCATCATTGAATGGAAATCGATGGGGCATGACGGAGGTGATCTGGTGTTCGGACACGACGGCATGCTGTACATCACTTCCGGGGACGGGACATCTGATTCTGATCGCTGGTTGTCGGCTCAGGATTCGACCAATCTTCTGGGAGGAGTACTGCGCATTGATGTGGATCACCCGGCAGACGGGATGATGTATTCCGTTCCCCCCGACAATCCTTTTATTGATTTACCCGGGGCACGCGGCGAACTGTGGGCGATCGGGTTGCGCAATCCGTGGCGAATGTCGATCGATGAAGTCACCGGACAGATTTGGGTCGGTAACAACGGACAGGATTTGTGGGAGAGTGCTCATCTGATCCGGCGGGGAGAGAACTATGGCTGGAGCGTCTATGAAGGCAGCCATCCGTTTTATGCGCATCGGGAAATTGGTCCCGGAACACTGGTTGCTCCCACGTTTGAACATCACCACACCGAATCCCGCTCACTGACAGGTGGAGTTGTGTATTACGGTGATAAGCTTGCGGATCTCAACGGGGCATATACCTACGGCGACTATTCCACCGGGAAAATCTGGGCCGGCCGCCACGATGGAACGCAGGTGACCTATCATCAGGAGATCGCTGATACGACGTTCCAGATTGTCGGGTTTTCGAATTCACATCGGGGAGAACTGCTGGTCATTGACTATGTGGGACAGATCTATCGCCTGGAACCCAATCCGGCAGCTCTGAATCCTGAACAGAACCCCGTGTTTCCTGTTCGGCTCAGTGACACCGGGATCTTTGATTCCGTATCCCGTCACCGTGTGGCTGCAGGCGTTGTTCCCTATGACGTAATTTCTCCGGCCTGGAACGATGGAGCGACAGCTGAAAGATTCATCGCGTTGCCGGACGATCTGCAAATTGCCGGCAATGGGTCCGGTGGCTGGACCTTTCCTGATACGACCGTGGTGGTGGAAACTCTTTCTCGGGCGAGTCGTCGGATTGAAACCCGGATGCTTGTTAAGCAGCAGGGCGAATGGCTGGGGTATACATACCAGTGGAACGAACAGCAGAACGACGCCACGCTGGTACCGGCTGAGGGCAGGGACATACAGATTCACGATGAGTCCGGTGCACTGCAGGAGTGGCGGATTCCTGCACGGTCAGAATGTATGTCGTGTCACGGCCGCGCCGCGGGCTACATTTTAGGGCTGACTGAGCTGCAGCTGGATCGGAACTACAGATACGGTTCGCTTGAAGACAATCAGCTGCGGACACTGCACCATATGGGACTGGTCACCGGGGAGCCAACGCCCGTTGATCAGCGTACAAAACTGGTGAACCCGGGCGATCCGGCAGCGTCACTGGAATCCAGAGTGAAGTCGTATCTGCATACGAATTGTGCGGGGTGTCATGTGCAGGCAGGCGGAGGGAACGCTCGGATGGTCCTGGGGTATTCGACGGCGATGGACGGGATGGAGATTCTGTCCATGTTTCCTCAGCATTCGACGTTTGGACTGACCCGGCCTCGTATTGTCGCCCCGGGTGACCCGGATCAGTCTGTAATGCTGACACGACTGTCTCGCCGCGGTCGGGGTCAAATGCCGCCTCTGGTTTCAAAACGTGTCGATGACACGGCTGTCGAACTGTTGCGCGAGTGGATTACGTCTTTGAAGTCGACACGCAGATTCGTACGTGACTGGGCGGTCGCGGAATTACAGGGGGATTTGCCGGACATTCACAACGGACGTTCGCTCGAGCGCGGGAAGAAACTCTACAAGAGTTCAGGCTGCGGGCAATGTCACCGGATTGAAGATGAAATTGCCGGAATTGGTCCAAATCTTACCGATGTGGCGAAGCGACTGAAGCCGGAAGAGGTCCTGGAATCCATGATCTTACCGTCTGCAAAGATTGCCGAAAAATACGCGGCCACAATATTAGTGACCACCAGTGGTCAGGTTGTTGAGGGACGGATTCAGTCCGAAACAGATGATGAGATCGTGTTGCGGGGTCAGGAATCATTTTCTGATCTCAGAACGATCCTTAAGGCAAATGTCGAAGAGCGACTGTTGTCTCAGGTTTCCATGATGCCGAAAGGCAGTGTTAATCATCTGGAGCGTGAGGAAGTGCTGGATCTGCTGGCCTATGTGTTGACCGGTCGGGTTGAGGATCCGTCGGCAGCCGCTAAGTGATTTCAGGTGTGGACAGATCTTTTCATTGAAGGCAAATTTACAATTCGTAAAACGGGGATTTGAGCTTGAATCAGCGTCCGTATAAGGAAGAAGCACATCTCAAGGAGATGTGCTTCGTGTCGACCTGATTTGTGTGTGAGTACTATTGTCGCAACGAATTGCTTACCTGATACGCGCACTTTCGTTTAGTGTCGGACTACAGTTCGTCGGATGCGAACGACCAGTCGTTCAGAACCGGCGTATACTCGCAGATTTCACCGGCCTCGAAGTAGATATCGATTTCACGAGCGGCCGATTCTTCACTGTCGCTGCCGTGGATCATGTTCATCTGACGGCTGCACCCGTAGTCGCCCCGAATCGTACCGGGAGCCGCCTCCCGGCCGTTTGTGGCACCAATGATGTTTCTCATCACTGTTACGGCGTCGGAGCCCTGAACAATCATCGCCACAACCGGAGCCGCAGTGATGAATTCTTCAAGCTGAGGATAGAACGGCTTTTCGACGTGTTCCGCGTAGTGCTGCCGGCTGAGTTCCGGCGTCACTTTCAACATCTTCATGGCGATGAGACTCAGGCCTTTGTTTTCGATGCGGGAAATGATGGTCCCGATGAGCCGGCGATGAACGCCGTCGGGTTTGACAAGGATCAGGGTGCGCTGTGAAGACATGATATTGCTTTCGGGTCATCAATACTGATTGAAGCAGAGAAACAGGATGCCGGATACGTATGACAGGATCAGGCCGTGCCAATGATTCATTTGGTCGTGACACAACGAGTCACGGAATCACGGTGTAGCACGACATTGGTTTCGTCAGGTGAACGCAGATTTTGTGTGATCTTTCCTGGAAGCATATCCGGTCGTGATACCGGATATGACACACTATTCAGGCGGAAACAGGCTGCATCAGCTGGACGAATTCACGGAACAGGTAGTGGCTGTCATGAGGACCTGCTGAAGCTTCCGGGTGATACTGCACTCCGAAAGCCGCGTGTTCTTTGTGACGGATGCCTTCAACTGTATTGTCATTGAGATTGATATGAGTGACTTTCACACTGTCCGGAAGTGAATCAGCGTCCAGTGCGAATCCATGATTCTGGGATGTAATTTCCACTCGGCCGGTGGCCTGATTCATGACCGGTTGATTGGCACCTCGATGACCAAACTGGAGTTTGAAGGTCCTGCCGCCGCAGGCCAGACCCAGCAACTGGACTCCCAGACAAATACCGAAGAGAGGTTTTTTTCCAAGCAATTTTCGAATAGTAGTGATGGCGTAGTCCAGAGGTTCCGGATCACCAGGTCCGTTGGACAGGAATACTCCGTCCGGATTGAGCGCCAGTATTTCTTCGGCGGTGATACTGCCCGGGACGATGGTGGTTCGACAGCCACAGTCTGTCAGCCACCGGGGGATGTTCCATTTCATTCCGTAATCGACAGCGACGACGTGTGGGCCGTCATCGGTATCCGCAGAGGATATTAATCCGGCCGGTCGCCCGAGGTCGCTGAGTGGTGAAGTCCAGTTGACTGCAGATTTGGGCATGACCTTGCGTACCAGGTCTGCGCCAACGAGCCCCGGTCCTTCTCCGGCTTTTTGAACCAAGGACGCGTCGTCATGATCTTCTGTGGAGATGATGCCCTTCATGGCACCCTCAATACGAATTTGTTTCACAATCGCCCGGGTATCGATTCCCTGCAGACCGATGATGTTGTTTTTTTTGAGATAGGCGTCGAGGGTGCAGGTGGAGCGAAAGTTGCTGGGTTCTTCGCAGAGTTCCCGGACGATAAATCCGCGAAGAAAGAGTCCCCGGCTTTCCACATCGTCGTCATTAATGCCGTAGTTACCGATGAGTGGGTAGGTCATCGTCACGATTTGTCCGTTGTAGGACGGATCGGTGAGGATCTCCTGATAGCCTGTCATGCTGGTATTAAAGACGACTTCGCCGTGAATCTCACCGGATGCGCCGAATCCGATGCCGGTAAACACGGAGCCGTTTGCCAAAGCTAGTTTTGCGGGTTGAGCCATTATGAGCCGTCAGATGTCCAGGTAATTCGAAACAGCTTTTTACCACAGGACGTCAATCGGCTGAAGGATCCGGCCGAAACACGATCGGGATTCCGGGAAATAGGCACCATAAACGTGCCGAGTTGCAGAGGCCTGCGGTCTGTGTGAAGAGTAAAGATGACGGCAGGACCTGTGTTGACCACGTGACACCTGTGGCCGGTGCGGGTAGGCTGCAGCTCATGTTTGGATCACTGGACGGCAGACGAATTGTGGTGACAGGGGCATCGACCGGAATTGGCTCGGCGATTGCTCGAGAATGCGCTGCTGCAGGTGCAGATGTTGTAGTCAGTTATCGGACGTCACTGGACGAGGCGGAGGAAGTGGCTGAATGGATTCGGCGGCAGGGGCGGACCGCAGACGTGTTTGCCGTGGATCTGGCGGATATCGGATCCTGCGACGCTTTTGTGAGAGACTGCTGGAATTCCGGCCGGGTGGATGGTGTGGTGAACAATGCGGGAGCCGATCTGCTTACCGGAGATATGAAGAATGCGGACTATTTTGTGAAGCTCCGGACGTTGCTGGATGTGGACGTTCAGGGGACAGTACGACTGGGCAGAGCATTTGGTACGCGTCTGAAACAGCAGGGCAGCGGCTGTTTGCTGACGCTGGGCTGGGACCAGTCCGATCGCGGTATGGAGGGAGACAGCGGCGAATTGTTCTGCACTGCGAAAAATGCCATTATGGGATTCACCCGTTCTCTGGCAGTGAGTCTGGCACCTGAGGTTCGGGTCAACTGTATCGCACCTGGCTGGATTCAAACCGAGTGGGGCTCAGGTGCGAGTGATCTCTGGCAGCGCCGGGTATTGGATGAAACTCCGCTGAAACGCTGGGGACAGCCGCAGGATATTGCTTTCATGGCCAGGTTTTTGTTGAGCGAAGAAGCAGCATTTGTCACAGGACAGGTGATCAATGTGAATGGCGGAGCTGTTCGCTGATGCACGCGACCGGCCAGGGGGGCGTCTTGCAAACCGGCAGATCGTTCATGAGACACACTTTTGGGCGGCTGCGATCTCAGGCAGTCACAGTTTTAGCTGTCCGATACGCGACTGACAAACAATGAGAATTCAGAGCACGAGTATCCGGATACGTCACTGAAAACTGAACCGTTGAAAACTGAATCACTTAAAATCAAAAACGCAAAGTTTATCTTTGTTACCGGTCGGCTTGCCGAGCCGGGACTGCGTGAAGTCGTGACGCGACTGTCAGCAGAGCTGGGATTTGAATACGAAATTGCGGTACCCGGAATTCAGGTGGCGGCGCTGCTCCACACCAATTTACTTCGAAAACGTCTGACTGTTTCTGAAGACACGGATCTCGTCATTCTTCCCGGCTGGTGTCAGGGAGAACTGGCCGATCTGGAAAACGACTTTGGGATACCGTTTGAACGCGGTCCGAAAAATTTTCATGACCTGCCGGAGTATTTTGGTGTGGGGAAACGTAAAGACGTGGTACTGGATCGATACAGCATTGAAATCATTGCTGAGATCAATCATGCGACTCATAAGTCCGTTGAGGATGTGGTTCGTGAAGCACTGGAACTGAATACAGTCGGGGCCGATGTTATCGATGTGGGTTGTGTACCGGGGGAATCCAGTCAGCGGGTTGGCGAGATCGTTGGTGCATTGCGGGAGCGCGGACTGCGGGTATCCATCGACAGTTTCGATCGGGCTGAAGTGGAACAGGCGGTTACGGCCGGTGCAGAACTGATTCTCAGCTGCAATCACTCAAATATCGATTGGGTCAGTCAGCTCGATACCGAAGTTGTGGCCATACCTGATTCACCGTCAGACATGAATTCACTCGACCGGATTGTCGAGCGACTTAACCGAGACCATGTTCGGTTTCGACTTGATCCGATCATTGAGCCTGTTGGAGTGGGTTTTACCCGATCGCTGCGGCGGTACATGAATGTCCGTTCGCGGTATCCTGATGTGCCCATGATGATGGGAACAGGCAATGTTACGGAAATGACCGAGGTGGATTCGGCCGGAGTAAATATGATCCTGGCGGCGATCTGTGAGGAAATGCAGATTCACAGCGTACTGACGACTCAGGTCGTCAACTGGTGTCGTACATCAGTGTCGGAACTGAATGCAGCTCGAAGGATGACTCATCATTCCGTTGCCGGTCAGGTGGTTCCGAAGCACCTGGCGTCCGACCTGGTGATGTTGCGGGACCCGCGTGTGCGGGATGAATCCACCGAGTCACTGGCGGCACTTTCGGCAAGATTGACGGACGCCAACTTTCGTGTATTTGCTGAGTCCTGCGGAGTGCATCTGATGAATCGTGACGGTCACTGGCAGGGCCCCGATGCATTTGACGTCTTTTCGGCTGCGATGAATCAGGGACAGGTTCAGGTGGATGCGGGTCATGCGTTTTACCTGGGTTACGAACTGGCCCGCGCAGAACTCGCTCGGCATCTCGGCAAGGAATACGTTCAGGATGAGCCCATGAGCTGGGGGCTGCTGGGCGAATGGAAAGCATCATCAGCGGTTCACCAACAACACCGGTCGATTCAGCCAAAGGATGTCTGAACTCGTGACTGGTTCGATTCATATCGAGAAGATTCCGGCTCAACCGTCTGTGGAACGTATACTGAACGCGTTCCGGGACGAGTCGTTTTTGATTCTGCTGGACAGTGCGACCTCCGCGCGTTCGCATGACAGTCGGTACACATTTCTGACGGCCGATCCTGTTGATGTGGCGGTGATCCTCAATTGCAGTTTTGGTGATGATCCCTTTCGAAGACTTCGTGACTGGCAGGGGCAGATGGCGGTCTCCGGAGACAGTGAGCTGCCTCCGTTCCGTGGCGGCATCGCCGGATTGATGTCGTATGATCTGGGAAACGCGTTTGAGCGACTTCCTGGCATGGCACCGAACGGTTTCTCCACGCCCGTACTGGCGGCCGGTTTATTTGACTGGGCGATTGTCTGGGATCACCTGTTATCGACTGTGGCGTTTTATGTGATTCCTGTCGCTTCCGGAACAGCGGAAAAGCAGGCCGCGCGAGTCGAATGGATCAGACGGCGTCTGGATTCAGCGGGGCTCAGAGCAGATACGCCCGAAACCGGAGATACGGGCGCCGGGAATCCAGGGCGAGATTCAGGAAATGATGTATCCGGTCAGTCGGGTGGAGTGGTCGGGAGCAGTGACGTAACCTATCAGTCCAGCTTTTCAAGGTCGGAGTATCTGTCCGCGGTTCAGAAAGTTATTGACTACATTGCTGCCGGAGATATTTATCAGGTCAATCTTTCTCAGCAGTTAACGGCTCCATGGGCCGGATCCGGATCTGATTTGTATCAGCGTGTCAGGACTCATAATGCTGCCCCGTTTTGCGGTCTGTTTCAGACACCGGAATTCTCTGTTGTCAGTGCTTCTCCGGAACGATTTCTCAAGGTCCGTCAGGGGTGTCATGTCGAGACCCGGCCGATCAAGGGGACGCGTCGCCGGCAGCAGTCGCCGATTGCTGACCTGTATACGGCGGATGAACTGTCGACCAGTGAAAAGGACCGTGCTGAAAATGTGATGATTGTCGACCTGCTGCGAAACGATATTTCACGCGTGTGCGAAATCGGGTCGGTAGAAGTCACTGGTGTTTGTGAGATCGAGGTGTTTGAAACCGTGCAGCATCTGGTTTCAACAGTTGTGGGAAAATTACGACCCGACTGTGATATCTGGGATTTGTGCGCTGCCTGTTTTCCGGGTGGGTCGATCACCGGTGCGCCAAAGCTGCGGGCCATGGAAATTATTGCGGAACTGGAGCAGACCAGTCGGGGTGCCTACTGCGGAAGTCTGTTCTACTGTGGTCCGGATAATGACTTTGACAGCAGTATTCTGATTCGTACGTTCGTCTTAAGCAGCGGGCGAGTGGTATTTCCGGTTGGCGGCGGAGTTGTTGCTGACTCTGTACCTCAGGATGAATTTGACGAAACGCTGCACAAAGCGTCCGGGATGTTGCGGTCTCTTCGTTCTGAATGACGAGCAGTTGTCCGATTATGACGGTTGTTGCGGGGTAGGACCGGGGTGTTCGTTGCATTCTGTCTTCAGGTCGTTCGCTCCCCGTTTTCCGCGCATTCCGACCTGGGACACCCATGCTCAGAAAAATGTTTTCAAATGACCGGTCGAATCAGAATACGACCGGCAGTTCCTGCCGATAAACACTGAGTGTTACCGGGCACAGCTCAATTGTGTTGCGCGGCACAGAGGATGTCGGGAAACGTGTTTTTAGCAACAGGGTATCCCCATGCAGCGAATTCAATCATCGGTCTACGTTCTGGCCCTCATCACTTCCGGATCCGTGATGGCAGATCCCGGCTGGCTGGCAACATTCGAAGAGGCCGAACAGATTGCGGCTGATCAGAAGGTTCCGTTACTGATGCACTTTCACGCGCCCTGGTGCGGTCCCTGTCGGCAAATGGACAAATATCTGTTTTCGTCTTCTGTTGTCCGGCGAGCACTGAGAGAGGGACTGTCAGCAGTCAAAGTTGACATTACCAGACGTCCGGATCTTAAGGCACGATTTTCGGTGACCTCGATCCCTTGTGATGTAGTAGTGCATCCGGATGGGACGTATCGAACGCTGAGTGTTGGTATGGTCTCGGAGTCGTCCTATTTGTCGCTGCTTCGAAACGCGGCAGCACGTGGTCGAGTTATTGCAATGGGACTCATGCAGGGCTCAGATTCGAATCAAAGCGGAGATGCGGTACAGACCGTTGATTCTGTTCCACCGGTGTCGCCAACATCTGACCATGCGGAAATCATTGGACTGAGTGGCTATTGTCCGGTGATGCTGACCGGAAAAAAACAGTGGGTTCGTGGAAAGCAGGCACTTACGGAGCGATATCGGGGCGTACTCTACTACTTCAGCGACAGCACCCGACGTGACATGTTTCTAAAAAATTCGGCTCGTTATGCACCTCGGAATCTTGGCTGTGATCCTGTCATACTGATGCGGGAAAATCGTGCGGTGGCGGGCCGGATCCGATACGGAGTGTTTTTTGACGGAAATCTCTACCTGTGTCGTTCAGAGGACACTTTGAGCGAATTTCGTCAGCACCCTCTGCGGTACACAAGAATTCAACATGCTGTCAGGTCGTCAGAGTTAACCGGGCAGACGTTTCGATAGACGATTTCCGATTTATCAGTTCACGTTCGGTTCTAACGACGTTGCCCGGAATTGTGGCTGTTCTGCTGTCGAATTTGGTATTAACCCGTCTAAGAGCCGTAGATCAGCCGAACATTCTGCGGAGATCGATTGACACGGAAGCGATAAGCGTTAATACTGGGTGGAGTTGAAGTCGATTGTGGCTTCGATGAGGGTTGCCTAAACATTCAATCACACGGAACTGTTTGATTTGAATGCGTAATCCGCTACGAGTCTTCGCATAGTCTGGAACTTGTCTTTGATAGTTCCAACAGCTTATTTCGCCTTCTGCGAATCACCCATCGTGCTCGATCGGAAGAATTCATAGCTTGCAAAACCCGAAGGGGTGTTTGTGGTTTTGTGTTTGCAAGAGGGTTCCCAGGTTTTAGTCGTTTGGGATTTAGGTGAACTCCGGTGAGAGTGTCACCGGGTGCGTATTTGGTCGCTTGGCAGGCTGGATCGAGTTTATTTGTACGACTCGGTTTTTGCTTACGCAAATTGTCGTTGCCAAATGGGTATGCGTGGATGCACGAGTGTTGCTGCGGTGTCGTGCTGCCGTCACGGATGCAAATCATGATTCCTGATATTGATCAGCTGCTTTGCTGTGTTGATGTCTGAAGGGTCGCTGAGAGTTGCCGTGTTGCAGAATCGTCACTGATTTTTTGGCGAGGGGCCTGATTCGGCAGTCCCGAAAGGGAATGCTGACGGATTTCTCATTCCTGTTATTGCTACTGAGTCCAGTTATCGTTCAGAAGTACTGAATTTAGCGCTGGAAGAGGCGGGTGCTGCTGCCCTGTCTGTATTCCGAGTTCTCAGGTTATGTCTGCATTGCAGAGACTTGAGTCATGCTTCCGGCTACTAAACGGAAACCAGAGTCTATGCCAACGAGCAGTTCCCCCCGATCTGAAAGTAAAACGCGGGCGACCACGAGTAAACGTCGCAGCCGTGCCAAGACGGAGGATGATGTCGTGGAAGAATCAACTCAATCTGAAGAAGCATTCGGTGAGGGAGTGACCGGCGATGAGGCGGAAGAAACGCCGCGCCGTCGACGTACTTCGGGAAGGTCACGCCGAAAAGTTGAGATTGAGGACACCGATTTGGGTTCGGAAGGGTCCGATGAAACTCCGAAGATGTCAGAAAACGATTCGGAGGATGGTGGACGACGAGGGAATGATGTTGAGGGTGGGGATGATGCCTCAGAGGATAGCGGAGAGGCTCCTAAACGTCGCAGAAGGCGTCGACGCCGTCGTGGCGGAGGAGAAGGGGCACGTACAGAAAATAGTTCACGTGGCGGCGGGCGCCGTCGAGGCGGTGACGGGCGAGGCGGTGACGGGCGACGGGGTGACGGGCGTCGCGGAGACGGGCGTCGGGACAATCGACGCGGTGGACCTTCTCGTCGAGGTCGACAGGTGCAGTCCGGCGGTGAAGTCATCGAAGGGATCTTTGAGGGCGTTTTGGAACTGCATCCGAAAGGTTACGGTTTTCTGCGTGATCCCAAAAAAAATTATGCGGCAGAAGACTCCAATCCATTCGTGTCGAGTTCTGTTGTTGAGAAATTTGGTCTGAGAGCTGGCGTATTGCTGAAGGCCGACGTCGGACCTGGATCGCGAAACCAGGGTCCCAGAGTCCGTGAAGTTGAATCGATCGACGGAGTCACTCCGGACGAATACAAAGAGATAAAACTGTTCGATGATTTGACACCTGTCAATCCGTTCGAACATATTCGTCTGGAAACCGGCCCTCAGCCGGTGACCATGAGAGTTATGGATCTGCTCTGCCCCATTGGTAAGGGACAGCGAGCCCTGCTGGTTGCTCCACCACGCACCGGTAAGACGATGCTGCTTCAGGACATCGCTAACTCAGTCAGTGAGAACCATCCCGAAATCCATCTGATTGTATTGTTAATCGATGAACGTCCTGAAGAGGTTACTGAGATGCGACGGATGGTGAAGGGGCAGGTGGTTGCCTCTTCGCTTGATGAAGACGTGGAAAGTCATGTTCGTCTGAGTCAGCTGATCATGGAGCGCGCCAGACGCATGGCAGAGTCCGGCAAGGACGTGTTTATTCTGCTGGACAGTATTACTCGACTGGCACGTGCGTTTAATAAATGGAGTAACACGGGGCGAACAGGCTCCGGAGGTCTGGACATTCGTGCTCTGGACATTCCCAAGAAACTGTTCGGGACCGCTCGCCGGTTCGATGAAGGGGGATCGCTCACTGTCTGCGGAACGGCATTGATCGAAACCAACAATCGTATGGACGAGGCGATTTTCCAGGAGTTCAAAGGTACGGGGAACATGGAAATGGTACTCAGTCGGGATCTTGCGGACCGACGAATCTGGCCATCGATTGATGTGTCAAGGTCGGGTACTCGACGCGAAGAGAAGCTGCTGGAACCGGAGATGCTTGAGGGAATCACGATGCTGCGGCGAAGTCTGATTTCACTCACTCCCGTCGACGCCATGGAACAGATGACGAAGACGATGGAAAAGTTCCCTTCCAATAAGATTTTCCTGGAGAAGATTCGCCAGGTTCTCTGAAGCACTTACCCGGTTTGGGGCTGAATAGAACTCACAGCCACGGTTGTAAACCAATGCGATTTTGAGACTCCGCAGGGAGTCTGCCGGCCGTATGGTCTCAGCTTTCGTCGACCAGATTCCAGAATTCGTTTTCTGCAGAACCGTCAGAGGGAGGTTCTGCGTCGCTGCTGGAATTCACCCAATTGCGCAGTGCCTGAGAGTCTGTCAGGCACTGCTGACTTTCACATTCACCATCTGAATTCAGCCGGCTGTTGCAACTGCTGCAACGCAGGACGATTTCCTGGTGAGAAACATCGTCTTCATCCGGGTGACCTTGCTGGACCAGGCTGTTGAGTCCTGACGGTTCGCGTCCGGGGACCGATTCCGGATACTCGGCTGTCTCCGCAGATTGAGTCGAAGCGGAGTCATCCGCGGCCGGCGACTGGAACTCGGTCGAGTCTGGAGAATCCTGCAACTGGCTGGACAGGTTTTCCTGACGAATGAAATCTACTTCCACTGACCGTCCTGTGGTCAGTTCGCGGGCGGATACGTGAACCCGCGCCTGAGCGTCATAACTGATGGAAACTTCGACCTCGCTGCTTTTCGGCAGTCGGGGCGGCAGATTTGTGATCCGGCATTCACCCAGTTCGGTCGGTGGGTTTTCGGGGCCGGCACCGCTTTCCACGATGCGGATATGCACGGAGGTTTGGTTGTCAACAACGGTACCGAATGGACGTGTTCTGGAGACGGGTAACTGGGAATTAGGCGGTATGAAATAGTGCGGAACACGACGACCTGATTTTGCGTCACGAATCATGATGCCCAGAGATCGGGCATTGACGCTTTGTTGACTAATGTTTGAAAATTGTGACGACGCCTGAGAGCTAAAGACCGTGCGTGCATGCTTGGTGTTTGTCAGAAGCATACCCGCGTAATACGCGGCTCCGTGTGCAATGGATTGATCGGGTGAGAGTGTAGTGTTCAGCGTACGTTTGCTGAGTTTTTGCAGAACCGATTTGACCATCGGCATTCTGGAAGCGCCTCCGGTGGTCAGCAGCACATCGATGTGTGCCCAGCCAAGACCGTTGTCGGCAAGAATACGGCGGGTAATCAGAGCGGAACGCTGAAGCAGACTGCGACTGAGGTGTTCGAATTCCTGCTGCTCAATCTGGTAGGTCTGCCGACGGCCGGAGTGCTGAACCGTAATCGCCGTTCTGGGACGCACAGACAGACTGCGTTTTGCCTGTTCTGCTTCCAGTATCAGCGCCTGGTGACTTTCCGGATCCTGTCGAGGATCTTCCTTATATTCGCTAATGAACCGATCCGCCGCAGCATCAACGAGTATGGCAGTCCAGTCGAGTCCACCCAGTTCCAAGTCTCCATCGGAAGCAATGACCCGTAGCTGATTATTGGTATAGCTCACCACGGAAAGGTCAAGTGTTCCACCACCCAGGTCGAAAATCAGCAGCTGCTGGTCAATCGTCAGTTCGGTGAATGCCAGTCCTTCGCTGCCGAGTACATGGCAAAGTGCGGCAGCTACGGGTTCATTGATAATTTCAACTTTTTCGAGGCCGGCGGAATGCCCTGCCTGAATGGTCGCGTGCCGTTGTGCATCACTGAACT from Fuerstiella sp. encodes:
- a CDS encoding DUF6513 domain-containing protein, yielding MKTESLKIKNAKFIFVTGRLAEPGLREVVTRLSAELGFEYEIAVPGIQVAALLHTNLLRKRLTVSEDTDLVILPGWCQGELADLENDFGIPFERGPKNFHDLPEYFGVGKRKDVVLDRYSIEIIAEINHATHKSVEDVVREALELNTVGADVIDVGCVPGESSQRVGEIVGALRERGLRVSIDSFDRAEVEQAVTAGAELILSCNHSNIDWVSQLDTEVVAIPDSPSDMNSLDRIVERLNRDHVRFRLDPIIEPVGVGFTRSLRRYMNVRSRYPDVPMMMGTGNVTEMTEVDSAGVNMILAAICEEMQIHSVLTTQVVNWCRTSVSELNAARRMTHHSVAGQVVPKHLASDLVMLRDPRVRDESTESLAALSARLTDANFRVFAESCGVHLMNRDGHWQGPDAFDVFSAAMNQGQVQVDAGHAFYLGYELARAELARHLGKEYVQDEPMSWGLLGEWKASSAVHQQHRSIQPKDV
- a CDS encoding PQQ-dependent sugar dehydrogenase, with protein sequence MHACLRILLISSFCLIMGFGHRHVVCGDDETEARPFGIDVRIPWTESRVVGSPDPPLPYVAAEVFTGIEWNQPIYAKQEPGTQNLVVIQKGGEEKTPTRIVRVVDLPDVDEVSELISVAGRQVYGLTFHSQYSENGFLYVFSNVAKGETGHVNRITRFTVSRDPDAEVACDPDTAQVIIEWKSMGHDGGDLVFGHDGMLYITSGDGTSDSDRWLSAQDSTNLLGGVLRIDVDHPADGMMYSVPPDNPFIDLPGARGELWAIGLRNPWRMSIDEVTGQIWVGNNGQDLWESAHLIRRGENYGWSVYEGSHPFYAHREIGPGTLVAPTFEHHHTESRSLTGGVVYYGDKLADLNGAYTYGDYSTGKIWAGRHDGTQVTYHQEIADTTFQIVGFSNSHRGELLVIDYVGQIYRLEPNPAALNPEQNPVFPVRLSDTGIFDSVSRHRVAAGVVPYDVISPAWNDGATAERFIALPDDLQIAGNGSGGWTFPDTTVVVETLSRASRRIETRMLVKQQGEWLGYTYQWNEQQNDATLVPAEGRDIQIHDESGALQEWRIPARSECMSCHGRAAGYILGLTELQLDRNYRYGSLEDNQLRTLHHMGLVTGEPTPVDQRTKLVNPGDPAASLESRVKSYLHTNCAGCHVQAGGGNARMVLGYSTAMDGMEILSMFPQHSTFGLTRPRIVAPGDPDQSVMLTRLSRRGRGQMPPLVSKRVDDTAVELLREWITSLKSTRRFVRDWAVAELQGDLPDIHNGRSLERGKKLYKSSGCGQCHRIEDEIAGIGPNLTDVAKRLKPEEVLESMILPSAKIAEKYAATILVTTSGQVVEGRIQSETDDEIVLRGQESFSDLRTILKANVEERLLSQVSMMPKGSVNHLEREEVLDLLAYVLTGRVEDPSAAAK
- a CDS encoding SDR family oxidoreductase, whose product is MFGSLDGRRIVVTGASTGIGSAIARECAAAGADVVVSYRTSLDEAEEVAEWIRRQGRTADVFAVDLADIGSCDAFVRDCWNSGRVDGVVNNAGADLLTGDMKNADYFVKLRTLLDVDVQGTVRLGRAFGTRLKQQGSGCLLTLGWDQSDRGMEGDSGELFCTAKNAIMGFTRSLAVSLAPEVRVNCIAPGWIQTEWGSGASDLWQRRVLDETPLKRWGQPQDIAFMARFLLSEEAAFVTGQVINVNGGAVR
- the ndk gene encoding nucleoside-diphosphate kinase; translated protein: MMSSQRTLILVKPDGVHRRLIGTIISRIENKGLSLIAMKMLKVTPELSRQHYAEHVEKPFYPQLEEFITAAPVVAMIVQGSDAVTVMRNIIGATNGREAAPGTIRGDYGCSRQMNMIHGSDSEESAAREIDIYFEAGEICEYTPVLNDWSFASDEL
- the carA gene encoding glutamine-hydrolyzing carbamoyl-phosphate synthase small subunit, which encodes MAQPAKLALANGSVFTGIGFGASGEIHGEVVFNTSMTGYQEILTDPSYNGQIVTMTYPLIGNYGINDDDVESRGLFLRGFIVRELCEEPSNFRSTCTLDAYLKKNNIIGLQGIDTRAIVKQIRIEGAMKGIISTEDHDDASLVQKAGEGPGLVGADLVRKVMPKSAVNWTSPLSDLGRPAGLISSADTDDGPHVVAVDYGMKWNIPRWLTDCGCRTTIVPGSITAEEILALNPDGVFLSNGPGDPEPLDYAITTIRKLLGKKPLFGICLGVQLLGLACGGRTFKLQFGHRGANQPVMNQATGRVEITSQNHGFALDADSLPDSVKVTHINLNDNTVEGIRHKEHAAFGVQYHPEASAGPHDSHYLFREFVQLMQPVSA